CCGACCTCGACGGGGAGGTGGGGGGCCAGCGCGGCCTCGCGCCGCAGGCGCGGGTCGAGTCGGCGGTTGACGCGGATCACGTACTCGTCGGAGATCCACACCTCGTTCGTCACGCTGGACGCCCGTCGCAGCGGCATGTCCATGTCGAGGAACGCCGACTGGAGGGCGCGACGGGCTCGGGCGATCGCGAAGCTGCTCACGGGGTGCGGTCCTGGTCGTCCACGGCCTCCTCCAGATCGGCACGTCCGGCGCCGTGTTGACGATCTGGGCGGAAATCGCCCCTGACGTGCACCGTCAGGTCGCGGCCGCGAGCACCGCGTCGCCGAGACGACGCCACGGCGCAGGTGCCCACTCGCCGAAGTCGCGGTCGCCGGCCACGACGAGGGCGCATCGGGCCACGGGATCGACCCAGACGAGGGAGCCGCTGCGACCGAAGTGGCCGAAGGTGCGCGCCGACGCCCCGTCCGGCGTCCAGTGCGGTGCCTTCGTCCCACGCACCTCGAACCCGAGGCCCCAGTCGTTGGCGTCCTGGGGGCCGAAGCCCGGGAGCACGCCCGGCAGCCCCGGCCAGGCGGTGGACACGGCGGTGTCGCGCGTGGGCCGCGACACGGTCGTGGGGTCGTCCCGCCAGAGCTCGATCGCGAACCGGGCCATGTCCTCGACCGAGCCGACGGCGCCGTGCGCCGGGGACCCCTCGAGCGCGGTGGCGGTCATCGCGAGCGGCTGGAGGACGGCCTCGCGGACGTAGGTCGCCACGTCGATGCCCGAGGCGTCGCGCAGGTGGGCCCCGAGCAGCTCGAACCCCCGGTTGGAGTAGATGCGACGGGTGGCCGGCGCTGCGAGCACCTCGTCGTCGTCGGGGCCGATCCCAGACGCGTGGGCGAGGAGGTGGCGGACGGTCGACCCGGGCGGCCCGAGGGGGTCGTCGAGGCCGATCGACCCCTCCTCGACCGCCACGTGGAGCGCGAGCGCGACGATCGGCTTGGTGACCGACGCCAGCGGGAAGCGGCGGTCGGTGTCGCCGGCGCGCTGCACCGATCCGTCGGGGAGCACCGCCGCGGCCCCCACCTGGTCGACCGGCCAGCTCGTCACCTCGTCGAGAGCACCCATGTCGACGGTCGACCGTACCTCGCTAGGGTCGTCGCCGTGTCCCCAGGCAGCTACGAACCCGAGGCCGTCGGCCGACGCGTCCGCCGCACGTTCGGGTTCGTCGACCTCTCGGGGTTCACCACGCTGACCGCCCGCGAGGGCGACGAGGAGGCGGTCAGGGTCCTCACCGTCTTCCGCAACGCCGTGCGCTCCGTCGCCGGCTACAACGGGGTCCGCGTCGCCAAGTGGCTGGGCGACGGGGCGATGCTCGTCTCGACCGAGACCCGACCGATGGTCGAGGCGATCCTCGAGATCGAGCAGCGCATCGACGCCGACGGATCGGGCCTCCCGCTCCGGGCCGGCATCACCGCCGGGGACGTCATCCTCTTCGAGGGCGACGACTACGTCGGCAGCAGCGTCAACCTCGCCGCCCGCCTGTGCGACTCGGCGGAGCCGTGCCAGGTGCTGGCCCCCGTCGACGTGGTCGAGGCCCTCGGGCGGACGCCGGACGAGGTCGACCGGTTGGTGCTGCGTGGCATGACCGAGCCCATCGAGGTCGTCGACCTCCAGCGCGAGCTCGCGCCCCCGTCACGCACCGGGGACGGCTCGTCGCCGGTGCGCGACCGGCCGTCGGGTCCGGCAGACTGACCCCGCCGATCGGCACAGGTTCGACGAAGGGGAGCCCCACATGTCGCTGTACGACCACGAGATCGCCGCCCTGGACGGATCCACCGACCCGTCGCTCTCCGACCAGAAGGGCAAGCTGACCCTGATGGTCAACGTCGCCTCCAAGTGCGGGCTCACCCCGCAGTACGAGACGCTCGAGGCGATCCACGAGCGGTACCGCGACCGCGGCTTCTCCGTGCTCGGCTTCCCCTGCAACCAGTTCGGGGAGCAGGAGCCGGGCTCGGCCGACGAGATCGCGACGTTCTGCTCCACGACCTACGGCGTCACCTTCCCGATGTTCGAGAAGATCGAGGTCAACGGCGACGCTCGCCATCCCGTCTACCAGGACCTCACCGCCACGGCCGACGACGAGGGGCAGGCCGGCGACGTGCAGTGGAACTTCGAGAAGTTCCTGGTGTCGCCGGACGGCGAGGTCCTGCGTCGGTTCCGCCCGATGACGGCCCCGGACGACCCGGCCGTGGTCGAGGCCATCGAGGCCAACCTGCCGGGATGACCGTGGTCACGGGGTGGAGCCGGTAGCCTGGCTCTCCGAGGGAGCGCCCGGCTTCGGCGCCCTCGCGGGTCGTCTGCAACGCGCGCAGGTCGGAACTGCGTCCGCACGGTAGGTGACCCAGCCGTAGCGAACCGCGGGATCGACCCGCGCCCGACCACCCCGTGGAGCACACGTGCCACCGACCTTCCAATCCCTCGGCGTGTCCGCCGACCTCTGCGACGCGCTCGCCGAGCGCGGCATCACCACCGCCTTCCCCATCCAGGCGATGTCGCTGCCCGACGGGCTCGCTGGCCGCGACATCTGCGGCAAGGCCAAGACCGGCTCCGGCAAGACGCTCGCCTTCGGCATCCCCGTGATCGAGCGACTCGCCAAGGCCGACCCCGGCCGGCCCACCGGCATCGCGCTCGTGCCGACGCGCGAGCTCGCCGTCCAGGTGCGCGACGAGCTCGCCCCGCTGGCCGCCACCCGCGGCCTCACCGTCGAGGCGATCTACGGCGGCGCCGACATCGACAAGCAGATCCGCCAGCTGAAGAAGGGCATCGACCTCGTCGTCGCCACCCCCGGCCGGATGATCGACCTCATCGAGCGGGGCGAGGTCACGGTGGCTGCGGTCAGCCACATCGTGATCGACGAGGCCGACCGCATGGCCGACATGGGCTTCATGCCCCAGGTCGAGTGGGTGCTGCGCCACGCCACCGACGTCGACCAGACGCTCCTGTTCTCGGCCACGCTCGACGGCGCCGTCGACGGCCTCGTCCAGCGGTACCAGACCGATCCGGTCGTCCACGAGGTCGCGTCCGAGTCGGTCACCGTCGACCTGATGACCCACCGCTTCGTCCAGGTGCACCAGATGGACAAGGCCAAGGTCGGCGCGTCGATCGCCCGCGGTGCCGGTCGCACGATGTTCTTCACCCGGACGAAGCGGGGTGCGGACAAGCTGGCCGAGCAGCTGGAGAAGGAGGGCGTGTCGGCCGCCGCGATCCACGGCGACCTCCGCCAGTCCGCCCGGGAGAAGGCGCTCGAGCGCTTCACGGCCGGCAAGCTCCAGGCACTCGTGGCCACCGACGTCGCTGCTCGTGGGATCCACGTCGACGACGTCGACGTGGTCGTCCACTACGACCCGCCCGAGGACCACAAGACGTACCTCCACCGCTCCGGGCGCACGGCGCGTGCGGGGGAGGCCGGCCTCGTGGTCACGCTCGTCCTGTGGGACCAGGAGCTCGAGGTGAAGCGGCTGCAGCGGCGGGTCGGCATCGTGATGCCCCTCGTCGAGATGTTCTCCAACGATCCGCGCCTCGCCGACCTGGCGGCGTGGGACCCGGAGGCCGCCGCGGGCTGAGCGGGTGTGGGCCGGACGGCCCATATCCCCCCGACGTGGAGCGGCGATCTCTTCAGCGACGGCCGATCGGTGGCCGGAGGAGATCGCGATGCGCCACGACCAGACGACCACCCGACGAGACCGCCGCCGGCACGACGACCGAGGCGCGGTCCTCGTCGAGTTCGCGCTGGCCGCGCCGTTCCTGTTCCTCCTCATCTTCGCCACCGTCGACTTCGGCTGGGTCTTCGGCCAGCACCTCGACGTGCGCCACGGCGCCCGTGAGGGAGCCCGCCTGGCCGCGGTGAACTACCAGGGCGGCGGCGACCAGACCGACGCGCTCGTCGCCGAGATCTGCAGCCGCATGGACGCCGACCCGACCGTGCGCGTCGCGGTGACGATGCCCGAGGGCCCGGGCTCGGGCGGCGCCCTCCAGGTCACCGTCACCCGCCCCGTGAGCACCCTGACCGGCTTCGTCGACTTCGCGCTCGACGGTCGCACGCTGTCGTCGACCGTGAGCGCCCGCATCGAGCAGGACGCCACCTGGACCGCCACGGACCCCGCCGGGGTGGCCTGCCCGTGACCCGCCGGGAGCGGCTCCGGCGCGACGACGGCGTGGTGCTCGCCGTCGCGGCGATCCTCCTCGTCGCCCTGATGGGCATGGCGGCGTTCGCCGTCGACCTGGGCGGGCTCTACAACGCGCGCCGTCAGGACCAGTCGGCCGCCGACGTGGCCGCGCTCGCCGGCGTGCGCGAGCTGCCGGTGCAGAGCTCGGCCGCCGACGAGGTGATCCGCTACGCCGAGGACACGCTGGGTGTCGCGAGCGGCGAGATCGACTGGAACAGCTGCGGCACCGACCCGGGTGCGCTGTCCCAGCGGATCCCGGGGTCGAACTGCCTGTCGGTCGACCCGTCGGGTGCGCAGCTGCGCGTGCGCATCCCCGACCAGACCTACGAGACGTTCTTCGCCCACATCGTCGGCGTCGAGGACTTCACGCACTCGGCGTTCGCGATCGCGGCGCTCGACAACCCCGGCTTCGGAGGCGTCCTGCCGTTCGGGATCCCGTCCCTCGGCGGCGGAGGCGGCTACATCTGCCCGGCGACCCCGCCGGGCGGCCTGGCCACCGACCCCTGCTCGGGGCCCGACAGCGGCAACTTCGGCTACCTGAACCTGGCCCACTACCGCACGGCCGACTGCAACCAGGGCGGCGGCTCGAACCGGTTCGGCCAGAACCTGGCCATGGGGGCGGACCACCAGATCGCGCCGTGGGACGGCGCGGATCGACGCGAGTTCGCGCTCTGCCCGACGATCACCGAGGCCGGCCCGCCGAACGTCATGCGGACCGAGACCGGCAACATCGCGAACCGGGTGGCCCAGGGCATGATCACCGGCCCCGGCAACCCCGCGGGCGCCTATCCCGACGGTGAGCTCGGTCGGCTCGCACGCCTGTCCCCGCTGCTGTTCGACGGTTCGGCCGCGCCGGCTGCGGCGCGCACCACGACGATGGGCAGCATCACCGTCGACGACAACCCGCTCTGGAACTTCATCCCCGCGAGCCTGGGCGGCGACGTCCCCGCGTCGTGCCAGCGGACGGTGTTCGTCGACGGGGCCGGGAACCCCCGGGACGACGTGAGCGGCGTGGTGCCGAACTTCGCCGACCCGGCCGACCGCTCGACCTTCATCGGGCTCCTGCAGACCGCGCTCGCAGGGCGCAGCGGACCCGAGGTGATGATCGCTCTGCTCGACCGCTGCTTCACCCACTACCTGGGCCAGGAGTGGGGTGCCGACTACGGCATCAGCCAGGGGGAGCCGAGCCCGTGCGCCCCGACCGGCTGCACCGGCCCGGTCTTCGCCGTGAACTCGACCACCGACGAGGGTCCCGACCTCTGGGACATCCAGTACACGTCCCGCTTCGGGTACGTGCCGGAGTTCCAGCCCGGCTGCGACCCGAACGGCTCCGCGGAGTGCCGCATCGACCGCTTCCGGGCGATCTTCATCCAGCAGACCTGCGGCGGGTCCGGCAGCGGCAACTGCTCGGCGTTCGATCCCGGCTTCGGCCAGACCCGCTCGTCGGCGCCCGGCTCGATCACCGGCGTGACGATGTGGGCCTTCCCCGACTCGATGCTGCCGGGCGCGCTCGGCGGACCGAACGCACCGAACGAGGTGGGCGTGAACCGATTCGTGGAGCTGATCCGATGACGTTGTGGCGCGCAGCGGCGCGCCGCGTGCGGTCCGCGGGCGACCGCGGCGTGGGCCTCGTCGAGTACGCGATGGCGCTGGCCCTCGTCGCCCTGATGCTCGTCGCGGTGGTCGAGAGCTTCCAGGAGTCGGAGTCGGACCGCCTGGAGAGCTCGGGCGCGCGCATCGGCACCCCCGACCTCGACGTCACCCCGACGGTCCCGCCGACCATCCCGCCCGGCGGCGGCGACGGCGGCGGCTCGGGTTCGGGCACCACGTCGGTCGTGGTGTCATCGGTCGACCAGGAGGGGGTCGAGAACTCCAACGCCCACTGGACCGCCAGCGTCGGCTTCCACCTCGACGGCGGCGGAACGCCACCCGAGGGCGTCGTCATCACCGGCACGTGGGAGCCGTCGAGCACCACCTCGCACACGAGCTGCACGACCACGGCGTCGGGCGGCTGCACGGTGTCGCGGTGGAAGCTCTCGAACTCCTCCAGCGGCCAGAAGGTGCCTGACGACTCGGCGACGTTCACCGTGACCGGCATCTCGGGACCCGGCTACGTCGCCGGGGACGGCGTCGTCGGCAGCACCTACACGATCGCCCGTCCGGGGTCGACGCCCGCCCCGTAGCCGCGGGCCGCACCGGTACGCTGCCGCCCGTGGTCGACCGGGCAGCGCGGGGTGCCGTCTTCACGCCCGAACCGATCGGGCGCGCGCTCGTCGCCGCCGCCCTGTCGGGCCGGCCGCGGCCGCCCCGCTCGGTGGCCGACCCCGCCGCGGGCGACGGACGCCTCCTCGCCGCGGCACGTCGCGCCCTCGACGACGTGGAGCTCTACGCCGCTGACGTCGACGGGGCGGCGTGGCGACGCGGGCCAGGCGGGTCGCTCGGCTCGGCCCGGTTCCTCGAGACCGACGTCCTCGTCGCGCCAGCGCCCCTCTGGTCGGACCTCCCCGCCGGAGCCGACCTGGTC
This portion of the Actinomarinicola tropica genome encodes:
- a CDS encoding TadE/TadG family type IV pilus assembly protein is translated as MRHDQTTTRRDRRRHDDRGAVLVEFALAAPFLFLLIFATVDFGWVFGQHLDVRHGAREGARLAAVNYQGGGDQTDALVAEICSRMDADPTVRVAVTMPEGPGSGGALQVTVTRPVSTLTGFVDFALDGRTLSSTVSARIEQDATWTATDPAGVACP
- a CDS encoding adenylate/guanylate cyclase domain-containing protein; amino-acid sequence: MSPGSYEPEAVGRRVRRTFGFVDLSGFTTLTAREGDEEAVRVLTVFRNAVRSVAGYNGVRVAKWLGDGAMLVSTETRPMVEAILEIEQRIDADGSGLPLRAGITAGDVILFEGDDYVGSSVNLAARLCDSAEPCQVLAPVDVVEALGRTPDEVDRLVLRGMTEPIEVVDLQRELAPPSRTGDGSSPVRDRPSGPAD
- a CDS encoding serine hydrolase domain-containing protein; this encodes MGALDEVTSWPVDQVGAAAVLPDGSVQRAGDTDRRFPLASVTKPIVALALHVAVEEGSIGLDDPLGPPGSTVRHLLAHASGIGPDDDEVLAAPATRRIYSNRGFELLGAHLRDASGIDVATYVREAVLQPLAMTATALEGSPAHGAVGSVEDMARFAIELWRDDPTTVSRPTRDTAVSTAWPGLPGVLPGFGPQDANDWGLGFEVRGTKAPHWTPDGASARTFGHFGRSGSLVWVDPVARCALVVAGDRDFGEWAPAPWRRLGDAVLAAAT
- a CDS encoding Tad domain-containing protein yields the protein MTRRERLRRDDGVVLAVAAILLVALMGMAAFAVDLGGLYNARRQDQSAADVAALAGVRELPVQSSAADEVIRYAEDTLGVASGEIDWNSCGTDPGALSQRIPGSNCLSVDPSGAQLRVRIPDQTYETFFAHIVGVEDFTHSAFAIAALDNPGFGGVLPFGIPSLGGGGGYICPATPPGGLATDPCSGPDSGNFGYLNLAHYRTADCNQGGGSNRFGQNLAMGADHQIAPWDGADRREFALCPTITEAGPPNVMRTETGNIANRVAQGMITGPGNPAGAYPDGELGRLARLSPLLFDGSAAPAAARTTTMGSITVDDNPLWNFIPASLGGDVPASCQRTVFVDGAGNPRDDVSGVVPNFADPADRSTFIGLLQTALAGRSGPEVMIALLDRCFTHYLGQEWGADYGISQGEPSPCAPTGCTGPVFAVNSTTDEGPDLWDIQYTSRFGYVPEFQPGCDPNGSAECRIDRFRAIFIQQTCGGSGSGNCSAFDPGFGQTRSSAPGSITGVTMWAFPDSMLPGALGGPNAPNEVGVNRFVELIR
- a CDS encoding DEAD/DEAH box helicase; the encoded protein is MPPTFQSLGVSADLCDALAERGITTAFPIQAMSLPDGLAGRDICGKAKTGSGKTLAFGIPVIERLAKADPGRPTGIALVPTRELAVQVRDELAPLAATRGLTVEAIYGGADIDKQIRQLKKGIDLVVATPGRMIDLIERGEVTVAAVSHIVIDEADRMADMGFMPQVEWVLRHATDVDQTLLFSATLDGAVDGLVQRYQTDPVVHEVASESVTVDLMTHRFVQVHQMDKAKVGASIARGAGRTMFFTRTKRGADKLAEQLEKEGVSAAAIHGDLRQSAREKALERFTAGKLQALVATDVAARGIHVDDVDVVVHYDPPEDHKTYLHRSGRTARAGEAGLVVTLVLWDQELEVKRLQRRVGIVMPLVEMFSNDPRLADLAAWDPEAAAG
- a CDS encoding glutathione peroxidase, producing the protein MSLYDHEIAALDGSTDPSLSDQKGKLTLMVNVASKCGLTPQYETLEAIHERYRDRGFSVLGFPCNQFGEQEPGSADEIATFCSTTYGVTFPMFEKIEVNGDARHPVYQDLTATADDEGQAGDVQWNFEKFLVSPDGEVLRRFRPMTAPDDPAVVEAIEANLPG